From a single Phocoena sinus isolate mPhoSin1 chromosome 1, mPhoSin1.pri, whole genome shotgun sequence genomic region:
- the LOC116749798 gene encoding LOW QUALITY PROTEIN: histone-lysine N-methyltransferase, H3 lysine-36 and H4 lysine-20 specific-like (The sequence of the model RefSeq protein was modified relative to this genomic sequence to represent the inferred CDS: inserted 1 base in 1 codon; deleted 2 bases in 1 codon), translating into MDQTCELPRRNCLLRFSNPVNLDAPEDKDSPFGNGESNYSEPLNRRTMQLRTASEKSPNAYGQDSPSCYIPLRRLQDLASVINAEYLNGSADGSESFXDPEKSDSRAQSPIVCTSLSPGGPTALAMKQEPSCNNSPELQVKVTKTIKNGFLRFEKFTCLHDAHVDSEMDPEQPGTEDESIEAIFEETQTNATCKYEPKSENGVDVARGNEQDSTPDSRHGAVKSPFLPLAPQTETQKSKQRNEVDGSNEKAALLPAPLSLGDTTIRWLRYHRDTIEEQLNSIHLSFQDDPDSSTSTLENMLELLGTSSSSTSQELPFVSSFWYNLNIYINVYTQAT; encoded by the exons ATGGATCAGACCTGTGAACTACCTAGAAGAAATTGTCTGCTGCGCTTTTCCAATCCAGTGAATTTAGATGCCCCTGAAGACAAGGACAGCCCTTTCGGTAATGGTGAATCCAATTATTCTGAGCCACTTAATAGGCGTACTATGCAGTTACGTACTGCCAGTGAAAAATCCCCAAATGCTTATGGACAAGATTCTCCATCTTGTTACATTCCACTGCGGAGACTACAGGATTTGGCCTCCGTGATCAATGCAGAGTATTTAAATGGGTCTGCTGATGGATCAGAATCCT CAGACCCTGAAAAAAGTGATTCAAGAGCTCAGTCGCCAATTGTTTGCACTTCTCTGAGTCCTGGTGGTCCAACAGCACTTGCTATGAAACAGGAACCCTCTTGTAATAACTCCCCTGAACTCCAGGTAAAAGTAACAAAGACTATCAAGAATGGCTTTCTGCGCTTTGAGAAGTTTACTTGTCTGCATGATGCACATGTAGATTCTGAAATGGACCCAGAACAGCCAGGCACAGAGGATGAGAGTATAGAGGCGATCTTTGAGGAAACTCAGACCAATGCCACCTGCAAGTATGAGCCTAAATCAGAGAATGGTGTAGACGTGGCCAGGGGAAATGAACAAGACAGCACACCAGACAGTAGACACGGTGCAGTCAAATCACCATTCTTGCCATTAGCTCctcaaactgaaacacagaaaagtaaGCAAAGAAATGAAGTGGACGGCAGCAATGAAAAAGCAGCTCTTCTCCCAGCACCCCTTTCACTAGGAGATACAACCATA AGATGGTTGAGATACCATAGAGATACCATAGAAGAGCAATTAAACTCAATACATTTATCTTTTCAGGATGATCCAGACTCCAGTACCAGTACATTAGAAAACATGCTAGAATTACTTGGAACTTCATCATCATCTACTTCACAAGAATTGCCATTTGTAAGCAGTTTTTGGTAcaacttaaatatatacataaatgtatatacacaggCAACTTAA